TTGGCGGCACCGATCGCCTTCGACGCTTCGTTGCGGCGCGCCTGCGCGGTCTGCGCCTCGGTGATGAGCGCGCGACGCGCCTCGTCGAGCGCGAGCAGGGCGGCCGATGCGGGGGCGACCCCGCGTTTGGCGAGGGCGGCGTCGAAGGCGGCGGGATCGTCGCGGATCAGGCGGATGTCGTGCATAATGCGCGAGGCTATGGCCGCGCGGTTCCGCCTGCGCAAGCCACCGCACGTGAATCGAAAAGCCCCTGCGCGACTCGCGTCGCGCAGGGGCTTTGGTTTCGGCCTGTTATCGGACTCAGGCTTCGGCGGCGGGCCGCTTGGCGAAGCGCTTGCGGGCGACCAGCGCGGCGGCGGCGGCACCGAACAGCAACACCATCGGCGGCGCGGGCACCGGCGCCGGGTGGCCACCGCTGCTGCCGCCATGCCAGCCGCTGCTGCCGCCGTGCCAACCGCTGCTGCCGCCATGCCAGCCGCTGCTGCCCGGGAAGCCGTGGCTGCTCGACGCGTAGCTGCTCGATCCGCTCGACGCGCTCGACGTGGAGGTAGACCCCGAGGTGGAGGAACTCGTCGAACTCGACGTCGAGGAGCCGCCCGTCGAGGTCGAGGTGGAAGACCCGCCCGTGGATGTGGAGGTCGAGGAGCCACCGGTCGATGTCGAAGACCCGCCCGTCGAGGTGGAGGAGCCGCCCGTGGACGTGGATGAGCCGCCGGTCGATGACCCGCCGGTGGAGGTGGACGACCCACCCGTCGAAGACCCACCGGTGGAGGAACCACCCGTCGAGGTGGAGCCGCCGCTGGACGAGGTCGATCCGCCGCTCGATGTCGAGGAAATGACGATCCCGCCCGATCCGCCGCCGCCACCGCCGCCGAAGAAGCCGCCGCCCGAGAAGCCGCCGCCGAATCCGCCGAAGCCGCCGCCGATCACGGTCATGCCGCCGCCACCGCCCCCGCCCATCGCCGGCACATCGGCGGGGGGCAGCGGGATCGGCGCGCCCTGGCTGGTCATGGTGACGACCGCGGGCGGGCACACCGCGCGGGTCTGCGTTACGACTCGGCGGACGCGACCGCCGGGGTGGCTCACCGTGCGGCGCACGACGCGCTTGGTCTTCTGGACATACGCATGGCGCGTCTTCGAGGCTTCGGCGACATGCACCGCGCCACCGCCGACGATAGCGCCGCCGCATGCGCAAGCGCACAGTTTAGCCAAGGCCATCCGCACCGACATGATTTCGCTCTTTCGTTGCCGACAGGATCTTCTGCCGGGTCTGCATTACCTCAGCGGGTTCGCCGCTCTTTGCCCAAAGTGCCGAACAAAGGGTTAAGTTCAAGGTCGTTAACCGAGTTATCAGGGTCTCAATACGGGATTCTTTACGCGTCGTCGGTGCGGATCATGGTAAACGTATCGGGACGGTACAGATCTGTGGCCGGTTCGTACTTTCCTGCGCGGGCGCGGGTGAATAGCGGATGCGGGCGCGCTTTCGCATGTCAGCCCGCCGGGGTTGCTTGTGGTGCGGGAACGGCATGGCTATAGGCGCGCTCATCATGGGACAGCCGGGCGTGGAAAAAGAACGCTTTGAGCGTCATACGACTGGCAGCGATGGGATGGCGACTGGTCTTGAATCACCTAGATGACACCACGAAATTCGACGCGCCTCCGGCCCTGTCGAACGATAGCGACGGGTATCGGCCAAGCGCCGACGAACCTTTCATGAACCCGCGCCAGCAGGCGTATTTCCGGGACAAGCTGCAAGCGTGGAAGGATGCGATCCTGCGCGAATCGGCGGGGACGCTCTCGCAGCTCCAGCTCGATTCGCTGCGCGAGGCGGATCTGACCGATCGCGCATCGAGCGAGACCGACTGGTCGATCGAGCTGCGCACGCGCGACCGGCAGCGCAAGCTGATCTCCAAGATCGATGCGGCGCTGCGTCGGATCGAGGACGGCGAATATGGCTATTGCGAAGTCACCGGCGAGCCGATCTCGCTCGGCCGGCTCGAAGCACGGCCGATCGCGACGATGACGGTCGAGGCGCAGGAGCGCCACGAACGCCACGAAAAGGTCTCGCGCGAGGACTGAGCGCAGTCCGATAATTTAAGAGGTTGGATACCAAAGCCCGCTATCGTGGAGCCGAGTATCTTCAATCCGGCGATGGTGATGGACGAGCACTCCAACGATTCCCTGCGTGAGCCGAGCGGCGAACGCATGAGCGGCGAAGACGCGGGGGACCGTAGCGGCGCGCGCGACAGCCTGTTGGTGATGTCGGACCTGCGGGTCGGCGATACCACGACGACGGTGCGCGTGCGCAACCTGTCCGCCGGCGGGCTGATGGCGGAATATCAGCAGGGTCTGGATGTCGGCACCGAGGTTGAATGCGATCTGCGCGGGGTCGGCGTGGTGCGCGGGCGAGTCGCGTGGTCGGCGGCGGGGCGGATCGGGATTGCGTTCGACCGGCAGATCGATCCGAAGCTGGCGCGCAAGCCGGTCGGCACCGGGGCCAAGCCGAACATGGTGGTCGCGCCCAAATACACGCCGCGCACGTAAAGCGGGGTTCGGAGCCCGGGCAGCGGTGCTGCCCGGGCGCGCTGTCGTTAAAGGATCGTCATTTCTTCCTTAACGCGAAGCTTTTGCTTCTTGAGCGCGGCCAACATTGCGCTATCAGGCTGCGGTCGATGCGACTCGGCGCTGATCTTCTCTTCGAGGACGGCGTGTTTGGCCTCCAGGGCCATGTGGTGCGCGTTCTGCATTGAGTTTTCCTCCTTCCGAAAGGGTGGCGGGGGAAGCAATCAAGCATGATTCTGGTTCAATGTCTGCCCCTTTGGCGGTGCGATTCGACGTACCGAGCAAAGAAGTGCGACGACCGGATTATTGGCGCTCGCGTCCTTCCACGGTTTTGCTAGAGTTCCCTTGACCGGCCCGTTCCCCCGCCCGAAGCCCCCTCGGTAGATCCGGGTGAGCCGCCGGGCGGTGGCGCGGGCCGGTGCGACTCAGCCGATCACCGGCGCAGGGGGACGAATGGACGGAGCGCAGATCGCCAAGCGGCTTGAGGTGGTGAGAGTCGAGCATCGTGACCTCGATGCCGCACTGTCCGCGCTGATCGCCGGTGGTGCGGCCGATCAGATGCAGCTCGCCCGTCTCAAGAAGCGCAAGCTGCGGCTGCGCGACGAGATCGTCTCGCTGGAAGACCAATTGATTCCCGACATCATCGCGTGAGCCGGGCGGCGATCCGAAACGGGACGGTCGGCGGCATGAACGCAACGCGCCGCCCTACCGCCGGGCGCGCGACCTGTGCCACAGGGCTGACATGAGGGGTGCCGAGACGAGGGGGGCGCTGCCGGATTCGCGGATTCACCGCCGTCTGATCGACGTGCTCTACGTCGATGCGATGGTGCTGGCCGACGAGGCGCGCAGCTATTTCGACGATGGCGGTCGCGCCGACCGCGAGGCGCTGCCGCCGCTCGCGCGCGTCGCGTTCAGTTGTGAATCGCTCAAGGTGACGACACGGCTGATGCACGTCATCGCCTGGCTGCTGACCCAGCGCGCGGTGAGCGCGGGCGAGATGGCGCCGCGCGACGCGCTCGATCCGTCGCGGCGGCTCGGCCCGGCGCCGATCAGCGATGCGACCGCGGTGGCGGAACTGCCGGCGCGGGCGCGGGCGCTGATCCAGTCGAGTGCGGACCTGTACCGGCGGGTCGGGTTGCTCGACGCGGCGCAGGCGGGCGTGGCGGCGGGGCAGAGCCCGGCGCGATCGATGCAGGAGCGGTTGGCGACGGCGTTTTGAGCGGCTGACGAGGGTTCCTCCTTCCGTTTACCCCCAGCGAACTTGCATCCTCCTCAACCGTTCGTGTCGAGCGAAGTCGAGACACAATGCGCTTGCGCTTGGGGCTTGTCCCTCGACTTCGCTCGGGACGAACGGGGTGGGAAACAAGAAGTCGCCCTTCACCGCAGATGCGCGCGGCTCTTCATCAGTGGCTGGATGCGGGTGCCGAATGCTTCGACGCCTTCGAGGAAATCGTCGAAGGTGAGCAGCACGCCGCCGGTATTGGGCACCTCGGCCATCTCGTCGAGCATCCGCGCGACGGTTTCATACGAGCCGACCAGCGTGCCCATGTTGATGTTGACCGCCCCCTCGGGCGCGGCGAGCTGGCGGACGTTGGTGTCGGTGTTGACCGTGTCGGCGGCGCCCTGATCGGCGAGCCAGGCGATCGCGTCGAGATCGGCGCCGTCGTTATAGGCGCGCCACTTGGCCTGCGCGGCTTCGTCGGTTTCGGCGGCGATCACCATCACCAGCACGAAGATCGACACGTCGCGTCCGGTCTTTTCGGTCGCGGCGGCGAGCCGGATGTTGTTGGGCGCGAACGCGGTCGGCGTGTTGACGCCCTTGCCGAGACAGAAAGCGTAATCCGCCCATTTCGCCGAGAAGGCGAGGCCGGCATCGGACGAGCCGGCGCAGATGATCTTCATCTCGCCCTGCGGCTGCGGCCAGACGCGGCAGTCGCTCATCTGGTAATAGTCGCCCTTGAAGTCGGACGTGCCGGTCTCCCACAGTTCGCGCAGGATGTGGGCATATTCGTCGAGCATCGTGTAGCGGTTGCGGAAATGCTCCTCGCCCGGCCACATGCCCATCTGGGTATATTCGGGCGGCTGCCAGCCGGTGATGAGGTTCAGCCCGAAGCGGCCGTGGCTGATCGAATCGATCGTGTTGCACATCCGCGCGGCGAAGGCGGGTGGAATGAGCAGGGTGGGGCAGGTGGCGTAGATCTTGATCCGCTCGGTCACGGCGGCGAGGCCGGCCATCAGCGTGAAGCTTTCGAGGCCGTATTCCCAGAATTCGGTCTTGCCGCCGAAGCCGCGCAGCTTGATCATCGACAGCAGGAAATCGAGGCCATGCTCCTCGGCCTTGAGCGCGATCGCCTTGTTGAGATCGAAGCTCGGCTTGTACTGCGGCGCGGCTTCGCTGATCAGCCAGCCGTTGTTGTTGATGGGGATGAAGACGCCGATCTGCATGCGCGATACCCTCTTCAGTTGCCGTCGAGCCAGCCGAGCAGGCAGGCGTTGAAATCATCGGCCTGCGTGACGTTGCAGGCGTGGCCGCCGCGCGCGAACCGCACCAGCCGCGATCCTGCCACGCTCGCGTGGATCGCGGCCGAGCAGGCGGGCGGCACGAGCATGTCGTCGTCGCTGGCGATCAGCAATGTCGGCGCGGTGATGTCGCCGAGCCGGTCGGCGATGTCGAAGCCGCGCGCGGCGGCGATGCGGCGTTCGATCATCACCGTACCGGGAAAGTGCGCGAGCTGTTCGGCGGCTTCGGCGATCAGCCGGTCGTGATGCTGGCTGATCCACTGCGGCGGAAACAGGAACAGCGGCTGCGCGTGGAGATAGGCCTGCGCGCCGCTGTCGCGCAGCAACGCGAGCCGCGTGTCGAAGCAGCGTTCGGTATGCCGGTCGAGCCGCGCCCAGCCGTTGACCACCACCAGCCGCGCGACCCGCTCGGGTGCTGCGAGCGCAAGCGCCATGCCGGCCATGCCGCCGATCGCATGGCCGACGATCGTCACCGCTGCGATGTCGAGCGCGTCGAGCAGCCGGCGCATGTCCTCGCCGACCGCCTCCAGCGTCACGTGACCGGCGATTTCGCGCTCCGAGCGGCCGGTGCCGCGATGATCGTACAGGATGACGCGATACCGCGCGGCGAGCGCGGCGAGATTGGGGTGCCAGTACCCGCCCGAACCGCCCAGCCCGGAGGACAGCAGCAGCGGCGGCGCGCCTTCGGGGCCGTGCAGTTCGTAGTAGAGCCCGTCCGCGTGCGGCATCAGCCGAGATGCGCGACCGAGGCGATCTCGACGAGGCATTCGGGCTTCACCAGATCGGCGCGGATGCAGTAGCGCGCTGGCTTGTCGCCCGGAAAATACCCGGCATAGACCGCGTTGAACGCGGCGTAATCGCCGAGATCCTTGAGGAAGATGTGGTTCATCGCGATGTCGGCCATGCTGCCGCCTGCCGCCTCGACCGTGGTCTTGATCGCCTCCAGCACATGCCGGGTCTGCGCGGCCGCATCGCCGACGTGCAGCACCACGCCGCCCTCGGCGAGCGCGAGCATGCCCGAGACGTAGAGCGTGTTCCCGGCCCTCGCGGCGGCCGAATAGGGCGCGATCGGGGTGGGGAATTGCGGCGGGTTGATCGCTTCGAACGGCATCATGCTTCCCTGTCTGGCACTTGGCCGACCGCGCCGCAGAAATCTGCGACGGTGCTGACCCAGCCGAAGAATTTCTCGACGTTGTAGACGGTCGCCTGCTGGATGAAGTCTGGGCCGAGATGGTGCGTGGCATCTTCCAGCATCACCCCGAAATATTCGAGGTGGAAACCGTCGCGCAGAGTCGATTCGACGCAGACGTTGCTGGCGATGCCGACGAACACGAGCGTGCGGATGCCGCGTGCGCGCAGGATCGAATCGAGCTGCGAGTTGAAGAACGCCGAATAGCGCGTCTTGTGGACGCGGATGTCGCCCGGCTTGGGGGTGAGCGCATCGACCAGTTCGTAATCCCAGCCGCCGCGTGCGAGCAACTGGCCGGCAAGCTCGGGGCGTGCGCGCATCGTCTTTAGCGCGTTGGACTTGTGGTAATTGGGCGACTGCGGCGTGCCGGCCTCGACATAGTCGGCGTCCCAACCGTTCTGGAGGAAGATCACCGGCATGCCAGCGCCGCGCGCGGCATCGAGCACCTGGCCGATCTTGCCGATCACGCCGGCGGCGCCGGCGATATCGAACCCGGCGAGATCGACGTAACCGCCTTCGCTGGCATAGGCGTTCTGCATGTCGATCACGATGACGGCGGTGTCGTGCGGCGACACGCGGATCGGCTCGGGGCGCGCCGGCAGGACCACCGTGTCAGGTACGTTTTCGGGGCGATGGTCGATCACGGGCGGTTCGCGCATCCCGGCATGATCGGGCAGCGCCACCGATAGATCAAGCGGTCAACTCAGCCGGTCGATCGCTTCGGCGTCGAGCGATCCGGGAATGATCATCAGCGGGACCGGCAGAGCGCCCGAATCGCCCGCGAAATGCGCGATCAGCGGGCCGGGCGATCCGTTCGGTGCCGCGCCCAGCACCAAAGCGGCGATGTCCGGGTTGGCGGCGATCATCTCGCGAATGATCTTGGGGCCGTCGCCCTGCCGCACCGTGATCGACGGGCGAAGCCCCGATTCGTCGATCAGCGTACCGGCCGCGCCCGCGACGAGGCCCTCGGCGTGAAGCCGCGCCTCCTCCTCGATCGTCGCCTGCACGCCGCCGAACGGGATGAACTCCTGCGGCTCGATCAGCGCGAGGATCTCGACGCCGCCGCCGGTCTTCACCGCACGCCGCGCGGCGAAGCGGAGCGCGATCGCGCTTTCGGGAGTGTTGTCGATCACGACGAGATAGATGCGCATGTGTTAAGGCCCCTCAACGCGTTAGGTGGCGCGTGCGCGCGGTGTGTGCAAGCCTGACTGCGCCGATCATGGTCTTGACCGGGCCGGTTCGGGGCGCGAGAGACGCGGACGCCCCAGGATTCGATTTCAAGGACGACTTCATGCCGATCGAGATCAAGATGCCCGCGCTTTCCCCGACGATGGAGGAGGGCACGCTTGCGAAATGGCTCGTGAAGGAAGGCGACACCGTTCGCTCGGGCGATCTGCTCGCCGAGATCGAGACCGACAAGGCGACGATGGAATTCGAAGCGGTCGACGAGGGCACGATCGGCAAGCTGATGGTCGCGGAAGGGTCCGAGGGCGTCAAGGTCGGCACCGTGATCGCGGTGATGGCGGGCGAGGGCGAGGATGCGTCGGCTGCGCCAGCGCCCAAGGCCGAAGTGCCCGCCCCGAAGGAGGCTCCCAAGGCCGAAGCCGCGCCGGCTCACACGCCTGCGCCTGCACCCGCGCCCGCAGCGGCCCCCGCGTCCAAGGCCGCCGAGGGCGACCGCCTGCGCGCCAGTCCGCTCGCGCGCCGTCTCGCTGCCGAAAAGAACATCGATCTCGCCGCGCTGACCGGCAGCGGCCCCAACGGCCGAATCGTCAAGGCCGATCTCGACGGCGCCAAGTCGGGCGCGGCGCCCGCCAAGGCGTCCGAAGCCGCAGCGCCCAGCGCCGCGCCGGCCCCGGCGCCCGCGCCGACCGTCGCCAACGTGCCCGACATCCCGCACACCGCCGAAAAGCTCTCGAACGTGCGCAAGGTGATCGCGCGCCGCCTGACCGAATCGAAGCAGCAGGTGCCGCACATCTATCTGACCGTCGATGTCCGGCTCGACGCGCTGCTCAAGCTGCGCGGCGAACTCAACGCCGGCCTCGCCGCGCGCGGGGTGAAGCTGTCGGTCAACGATCTGCTCATCAAGGCGCTCGGCGTCAGCCTGATGCAGGTGCCCAAGTGCAACGTGATGTATACGCCCGATCAACTCATCAGCTTCAGCCGCGCCGACGTGTCGGTGGCAGTGAGCGTGCCGGCCGGCCTCATCACGCCGATCATCAAGGGCGCCGACACCAAGGGCGTCGCCGCGATCTCGACCGAGATGAAGGATCTCGCCACCCGCGCGAAGGACGGCAAGCTCAAGCCCGAGGAATTCCAGGGCGGCACCGCCTCGATCTCGAACATGGGCATGATGGGCATCAAGCAGTTCGAGGCGGTCATCAATCCGCCGCAGGGCATGATCCTGGCGATCGGCGCTGGCGAGCAGCGCCCCTATGTCATCGACGGCGAGCTTGGCATCGCCACGGTGATGTCGGCGACCGGCAGCTTCGATCACCGCGCAATCGACGGGGCCGACGGCGCGCAGTTGATGGCCGCGTTCAAGACGCTGGTCGAATCGCCGCTCGCGATGCTCGCGTAAGACACTCGTGCGGCGGACGCTCGTCGAACTGATGTTCCTCGCGCTCGGGCTGGGCGTTGCGATGACGATCGCCTCGGTGGCGGTGTGGGCGGTGCCGGGCACCGGCCGCGCCGTCTGGGGCGTGACCTATGTCGTGATGATCTTCGACGTGTTGCTCCAGGTCCGCCCGATCCGCCGCGCGTGGCGGCTCGATCATGCGAACAGGCAGGCCGTCGATGGCTGAACCGACACTACCGCCCGGCGAACCCGCGATCCGCGCCACCGCGATGTCCGCGGATAACAACCCCTATGGCACGATCTTCGTCGGCTGGCTGATGGGGCAGATGGCGCTCGCCGCTGGATCGGTCGCGTCGCGGCACAGCGGCGCGCGCGCGCCGGTGGTCGCCGCCGACGGCTTCGCTTTCACGGCACCCGTGATGGCGGGGGATGAAGTCTCGTTCTACGCCGCGATCGTCGGCACCGGGCGCAGCTCGATGACGGTCGCGGTCGAGGTGTGGCGGCGCGACCGCCACGGCGAGGGCACCGCGCGCGCCGCACGCGGCACCTTCGTGCTCGTCGCGATGGGCGAGGACGGCGCGCCCAAAGCCCTTAACACCGCGCCAACCACTTCCGATATCAAGCCGCTGCTGGAAGGAACCCTTTAAGTGTCCGAATCATTCGATCTCGTAATCCTCGGCTCCGGCCCCGGCGGCTATGTCGCGGCGATCCGCGCGGCGCAGCTCGGCCTCAAGACCGCCATTGTCGAGCGCGAGCGGCTGGGCGGCATCTGCCTCAACTGGGGCTGCATCCCGACCAAGGCGCTGCTGCGCACCTCCGAAATCTATCACTATATGAGCCACGCCAAGGATTACGGGTTGAAGGCCGACAACATCGGCTTCGACCTGGAGGCGGTGACTCAGCGCAGCCGCAAGGTGGCCGGGCAGCTCAATGCCGGCGTCAAAGGGCTGATGAAGAAGAACAAGGTCACGGTGTTCGAGGGCAGTGGCGCGCTGACCGCCAAGGACACATTGGTCGTGACGCAGGGCGACAAGACCGTCGAACTGAAGGCCAAGCACATCATCGTCGCGACCGGCGCGCGCGCGCGCGACCTGCCGTTCGCCAAGGCCGACGGCAAGCGCATCTGGACCTACCGCCACGCGATGGTGCCGCCCGAAATGCCGACGAAGCTGCTCGTTATCGGCTCGGGTGCGATCGGCGTCGAGTTCGCGAGCTTCTACAACGACATGGGTGCCGACGTGACGATCGTCGAGATGCTGCCGCGCATCCTGCCGGTCGAGGACGAGGAAGTCTCCGCGTTCATGGACAAGGCGCTGACCAAGCAGGGCATCAAGCTGCTCACCGGCACCGGGGTCGATGGGTTGGATGTCGGCGCGAACGGCGTGACGGCGAAGATCAAGGGCAAGGACGGGCAAGTCACGTCGGCCGAGTTCAGCCATGTCATCGTCGCGATCGGGATCGTCCCCAACACCGAGAATATCGGGCTTGAGGCACTTGGCGTCGAGACCGATCGCGGCCACATCAAGGTCGATGGCTATGCCCGCACCAACGTGCCCGGCATCTATGCGATCGGGGACGTGACCGGCGCGCCCTGGCTCGCGCACAAGGCGAGCCATGAGGGCATCGTTTGCGTCGAGGCGCTGGCCGGCGAGAAGCCGCATCCGTTCGAGACGTGGAACATCCCGGGCTGCACCTATTCGCGCCCGCAGGTCGCCTCGGTCGGCCTCACGGAAGCCAAGGCCAAGGATGCCGGCCATGAGGTGAAGGTCGGCAAGTTCCCCTTCATCGGCAACGGCAAGGCGATCGCGCTCGGCGAGGCCGAGGGCTTCGTCAAGACGGTGTTCGACGCCAAGACCGGCGAACTGCTCGGCGCGCACATGGTCGGCGCGGAAGTGACCGAGCTGATTCAGGGCTATGTGATCGCGCGCCAGCTCGAAACCACCGAGGCCGAGCTGATGGAGACGGTGTTCGCGCACCCGACGCTCAGCGAGATGATGCACGAGAGCGTGCTCGGCGCCTACGGCCGAGCGATCCACATCTGATGCGCACCGGCGCGGCGGCCTTGGGTGTGCTCGCTGCGCCGGTCCTTCTCGGCGCGGCGGCGCCCGATTATGCGGGGGATGCGGTCGCGCTCGACGCACTGGTCACCGCCAATTACGCCTATCTCGATCGTTTCCCCGGCGGCAAGGCGCCGGCGACGCCGCAACTTGCCGCCGAGCGCGCCGCCGTCCATGATCGCGACAGTTTGCTCCAGTATGCCGAGGACGTGCTGACGTCGCTCGCCGATCATCATGCGATCACGGGCGCTTCGTTCAAGCAGGATTGGGCGGTGGTGCCGACCTATGCCGATTTGTGGATCGAACGCAGCGGCGATCAGTATGCGGTCGATGCGGTGCGCCCCGATACGCCGGCCGCGCGGGCGGGTGTGGCGACCGGCGATCGGCTCGTTGCGGTCGATGGCGTGCCGATCGCGCAGGCGCTGGCGGCGTTCTGGGCGCCGCTCGGGCTGGACGCGCAAGGTGAGCGCGGGGCCTATGGCGCGCGCGTGCTGGCGGCGGGGCGGCGCGATCGGCCACGGGTGCTGGCGTTCGCCGGAACGCGCGGCACCCGCACGCTGACGCTGGCGAGCCTGTACGACGCGCAGCCCGATCGCCCGCCGCTGACCGTGACCGGCACGACGATCCGCTTCAACAATTCGCTCGGCGATCAGGCGACCATCGCGGCGTTCGACGCGGCGATGGCGGCGATCCCCACAAATGCGCCGGTAACGATCGATCTCACCGATACGCCGAGCGGCGGCAATACCAGCGTCGCGCGCGCGGTGATGGGCTGGTTCGTGCGCGTGCCGAGCGCCTATCAGGTTCACACGCTTCCCGCCGAGGAGCGCGAGACCGGCGTGCCGCGCCAGTGGATCGAACAGGTGCTGCCGCGCGCCGGGCGATATCATGCCGGGCCGGTCAGCCTGCGAGTCGGGCGATGGACCGGCAGCATGGGCGAGGGGATCGCGATCGGCTTCGCGGCGTTCGGTGAGCGAGTCTGCGGCACGCGGATGGCGGGCCTGCGCGGCGCGGTGTATGATTTCCCGCTGCCGGCGAGCGGGCTGGTGGTCAAGCTCCCCGCCGAACGGCTCTACACGGTCGACGGCAAGCCGCGCGAGGCGTTCCAGCCTCGTCCCGCGTCGCAATGTCGCTGACGCCCATGCGGCGGGTCGCGTGGGCGGCGGCGTTGCTGTGTCTCCTCCAGATCGCTTTGTGGTGGCCGGGCGTCGCGATGTTCGACACGATCGGCCAGTACACGCAGGTGCTGAGCGGCGCGTATGACGACTGGCACCCACCGATCATGGCGAAGCTGTGGGCGGTGCTCCATCCCCTCTGGCCCGGCGCCGCGCCGATGCTGCTGGTGCAGGCGGGGGCATATTGGCTTGGCCTCGGGCTGATCGCGGCGGGGCTGGCGCGGGGCGGGCGGGCGGGCGCTGGCTGGGCGGTGATCGCGCTGGGCGCGCTGCCGTTGTTCGTCGCGTGGCAATCGGTGGTGCTCAAGGATGCGCAGATGCTCGGCGCGATGCTGGCTGCGGTCGGCATCGTCGCGCGGGCGCGGTTCGGCGAGCGGCGGCTGTCGACGCGCGCGCTCATCGCGGTGGCGGTGTTGCTCGGCTACGCGGCGCTGGTGCGGACCAATGCGGTGTTCGCGGTGGTGCCGCTCGGCGTGATGCTGGTGCCGGGGCGGCGGCGCTGGGCCTATCGCGCCGGGGCGATCGCGGTGCTGACGCTCGCAGTGCTGGCGGTGTCGCCGGTCATCAACCATCGGCTGTTCCGGGCGGAGCCGACCCGCGTGAGCCATACGCTGCCGCTGTTCGATCTCGCCGGCATCGCGCATTTCGCTGGTGACGATGGCGTGCTGAGCGCCGGCGAGCGCGCGCTGATCGCCGAGAAGCATTGCTATCAGCCGTTTTTCTGGGATCCGATCGGCAGCGCGTCGCGCTGCGGCGCGATCGCCGACCGCTTTCAGCCGATGCCCGCCGGCACGCTCGACATCGCCTGGGCTGGCGCGATCGCGCGCCATCCGGTCGCCTATGCGCGCCACCGCCTCGCGCATCTCAACGCCACGACTCGCTGGCTGGTGCCGGCGATATGGACGAGCGCGGCGCCGCCGTCGGTTTCGGAACTCAACACGGTCGGTCTGGGGTCGCCCGCGAAGGGGGCATGGCCGGTCGTCGCGGCGGCTGGCTGGCTGGCGGCATCGCCGCTCGGCTGGCCGGTCACGTGGATCGTCGTCGCGGCGTCGCTGGTGGTGATCGTCCTTGCCGGCGCGCGCACGCCGGTGCGCGATCTCGCGCTGGCGCTCGCCGTCTCGGCGCTGGCGCTGGAGGCGA
This genomic stretch from Sphingomonas panacis harbors:
- a CDS encoding PEP-CTERM sorting domain-containing protein, with protein sequence MSVRMALAKLCACACGGAIVGGGAVHVAEASKTRHAYVQKTKRVVRRTVSHPGGRVRRVVTQTRAVCPPAVVTMTSQGAPIPLPPADVPAMGGGGGGGMTVIGGGFGGFGGGFSGGGFFGGGGGGGSGGIVISSTSSGGSTSSSGGSTSTGGSSTGGSSTGGSSTSTGGSSTGGSSTSTGGSSTSTGGSSTSTGGSSTSTSTGGSSTSTSTGGSSTSSSTSSSTSGSTSTSSASSGSSSYASSSHGFPGSSGWHGGSSGWHGGSSGWHGGSSGGHPAPVPAPPMVLLFGAAAAALVARKRFAKRPAAEA
- the dksA gene encoding RNA polymerase-binding protein DksA, which encodes MNPRQQAYFRDKLQAWKDAILRESAGTLSQLQLDSLREADLTDRASSETDWSIELRTRDRQRKLISKIDAALRRIEDGEYGYCEVTGEPISLGRLEARPIATMTVEAQERHERHEKVSRED
- a CDS encoding PilZ domain-containing protein encodes the protein MEPSIFNPAMVMDEHSNDSLREPSGERMSGEDAGDRSGARDSLLVMSDLRVGDTTTTVRVRNLSAGGLMAEYQQGLDVGTEVECDLRGVGVVRGRVAWSAAGRIGIAFDRQIDPKLARKPVGTGAKPNMVVAPKYTPRT
- a CDS encoding YdcH family protein, yielding MQNAHHMALEAKHAVLEEKISAESHRPQPDSAMLAALKKQKLRVKEEMTIL
- a CDS encoding YdcH family protein, with translation MDGAQIAKRLEVVRVEHRDLDAALSALIAGGAADQMQLARLKKRKLRLRDEIVSLEDQLIPDIIA
- a CDS encoding DUF1465 family protein, with protein sequence MRGAETRGALPDSRIHRRLIDVLYVDAMVLADEARSYFDDGGRADREALPPLARVAFSCESLKVTTRLMHVIAWLLTQRAVSAGEMAPRDALDPSRRLGPAPISDATAVAELPARARALIQSSADLYRRVGLLDAAQAGVAAGQSPARSMQERLATAF
- the rutA gene encoding pyrimidine utilization protein A — encoded protein: MQIGVFIPINNNGWLISEAAPQYKPSFDLNKAIALKAEEHGLDFLLSMIKLRGFGGKTEFWEYGLESFTLMAGLAAVTERIKIYATCPTLLIPPAFAARMCNTIDSISHGRFGLNLITGWQPPEYTQMGMWPGEEHFRNRYTMLDEYAHILRELWETGTSDFKGDYYQMSDCRVWPQPQGEMKIICAGSSDAGLAFSAKWADYAFCLGKGVNTPTAFAPNNIRLAAATEKTGRDVSIFVLVMVIAAETDEAAQAKWRAYNDGADLDAIAWLADQGAADTVNTDTNVRQLAAPEGAVNINMGTLVGSYETVARMLDEMAEVPNTGGVLLTFDDFLEGVEAFGTRIQPLMKSRAHLR
- the rutD gene encoding pyrimidine utilization protein D; the encoded protein is MPHADGLYYELHGPEGAPPLLLSSGLGGSGGYWHPNLAALAARYRVILYDHRGTGRSEREIAGHVTLEAVGEDMRRLLDALDIAAVTIVGHAIGGMAGMALALAAPERVARLVVVNGWARLDRHTERCFDTRLALLRDSGAQAYLHAQPLFLFPPQWISQHHDRLIAEAAEQLAHFPGTVMIERRIAAARGFDIADRLGDITAPTLLIASDDDMLVPPACSAAIHASVAGSRLVRFARGGHACNVTQADDFNACLLGWLDGN
- the rutC gene encoding pyrimidine utilization protein C; this encodes MPFEAINPPQFPTPIAPYSAAARAGNTLYVSGMLALAEGGVVLHVGDAAAQTRHVLEAIKTTVEAAGGSMADIAMNHIFLKDLGDYAAFNAVYAGYFPGDKPARYCIRADLVKPECLVEIASVAHLG
- the rutB gene encoding pyrimidine utilization protein B, producing MREPPVIDHRPENVPDTVVLPARPEPIRVSPHDTAVIVIDMQNAYASEGGYVDLAGFDIAGAAGVIGKIGQVLDAARGAGMPVIFLQNGWDADYVEAGTPQSPNYHKSNALKTMRARPELAGQLLARGGWDYELVDALTPKPGDIRVHKTRYSAFFNSQLDSILRARGIRTLVFVGIASNVCVESTLRDGFHLEYFGVMLEDATHHLGPDFIQQATVYNVEKFFGWVSTVADFCGAVGQVPDREA
- a CDS encoding universal stress protein produces the protein MRIYLVVIDNTPESAIALRFAARRAVKTGGGVEILALIEPQEFIPFGGVQATIEEEARLHAEGLVAGAAGTLIDESGLRPSITVRQGDGPKIIREMIAANPDIAALVLGAAPNGSPGPLIAHFAGDSGALPVPLMIIPGSLDAEAIDRLS